The proteins below are encoded in one region of Coffea arabica cultivar ET-39 chromosome 4c, Coffea Arabica ET-39 HiFi, whole genome shotgun sequence:
- the LOC113739963 gene encoding protein MOS2 → MKLSFSLSSKPQNSTLKKLSAAATDAEESKEFVTEFDSSKAPTAKNRDNRVIPPKPNEWRPTKKMKNLELPLQSDAQEQPMLQFEVVESGPSDPTSESMSYGLNLRNSGNGAGANPQEFPGSASKEDPVLHKLREDLKRLPEDAGFEEFEDMPVEGFGRALLGGYGWVEGKGIGKNAKKDVDIVVLKKRTGKEGLGFTGGLPELPAEANRENGGGTNNSMRKGSDRDGKEKGRDKKDFYVGKEVRIVGGREVGMKGRILEMKHSGEVAILRLLKSEEDVSVYVSDLADLGSVEEERCLRKLKELRIREKSDVSDKKIGKGRDKDLVSSWTDSRDREMKDRKKDSKRGREEIKGSDKLSWLTNHIRVRIVSKNLKGGRLYLKKGEVVDVVGPTTCDISMDENRELIQEVDQELLETALPRRGGPVLVLYGKHKGVYGSLVERDTEKETGVVRDADSHELHNVRLEQIAEYIGDPSYIGY, encoded by the coding sequence ATGAAGctctctttctccctctcctCAAAGCCCCAAAATTCAACCCTCAAGAAGCTCTCTGCCGCCGCCACCGACGCCGAAGAGTCAAAAGAATTCGTTACCGAATTCGACTCCTCCAAGGCCCCAACCGCCAAAAACCGGGATAATCGGGTAATTCCTCCTAAGCCCAACGAATGGAGGCCGACTAAGAAGATGAAGAACCTCGAGCTCCCACTCCAATCTGATGCTCAAGAGCAACCGATGCTCCAAtttgaagttgttgaatctgGCCCGTCTGACCCTACATCTGAGAGTATGTCCTATGGCCTTAATCTGCGTAATTCGGGTAATGGGGCCGGAGCGAACCCACAGGAATTTCCTGGTTCGGCATCTAAGGAGGATCCTGTGTTGCATAAATTGAGGGAGGATTTGAAGAGGTTACCGGAGGATGCTGGGTTTGAGGAGTTTGAGGATATGCCCGTTGAGGGATTTGGTCGGGCGTTGTTAGGTGGGTATGGTTGGGTTGAAGGCAAGGGTATCGGAAAGAATGCGAAAAAGGATGTGGATATAGTGGTGTTAAAGAAACGAACTGGTAAGGAAGGGTTAGGGTTTACTGGTGGATTACCGGAATTACCAGCTGAAGCCAATCGTGAAAATGGTGGTGGGACTAATAATAGTATGAGGAAAGGAAGTGACAGAGATGGTAAGGAGAAGGGAAGGGACAAAAAGGACTTTTATGTGGGGAAAGAAGTGAGGATTGTGGGTGGAAGGGAAGTTGGGATGAAAGGTAGGATACTTGAGATGAAACACAGTGGGGAAGTTGCAATTTTGAGGCTTTTAAAGAGTGAGGAGGATGTAAGTGTTTATGTTAGTGATTTAGCTGATTTGGGATCAGTTGAGGAGGAGAGGTGTTTGAGGAAGCTGAAGGAGTTGAGGATTAGAGAGAAAAGCGATGTTAGTGATAAGAAAATTGGTAAAGGTAGGGATAAAGATTTGGTAAGCAGTTGGACGGATAGTAGAGATAGAGAAATGAAAGATAGGAAGAAGGATAGTAAAAGGGGAAGGGAGGAGATTAAGGGTAGCGATAAGTTATCCTGGTTGACTAACCATATCAGAGTGAGGATTGTAAGCAAGAATTTAAAAGGTGGACGATTGTACCTGAAAAAAGGGGAGGTTGTGGATGTGGTTGGGCCAACAACTTGTGACATATCTATGGATGAGAACAGGGAGTTGATACAAGAGGTGGATCAGGAGCTACTGGAGACAGCACTTCCAAGGCGTGGAGGACCGGTTTTAGTTTTGTATGGTAAACATAAGGGTGTCTATGGAAGTCTAGTGGAAAGGGATACAGAGAAGGAAACAGGTGTGGTTAGGGATGCTGATTCACATGAATTGCATAATGTTCGCCTTGAGCAAATTGCAGAGTATATTGGGGATCCAAGCTACATAGGTTATTAG